The window TCTCCTCTTGAAGGCCCAGGTAAAACAGACTTTGGCGATATCGATTTTCTCCTCGCGTCACCAAAGCCAGAGGCTTCCAGGGGCGCATACGCAATTCAGACCATATCAAAAGCACTCGGAGCAGAAAGATCAATTACGAATGGAGGCAACGAGCCTGCGGGTAGTCTTGCAATCCCTTGGCCGGCAGATGAAAAAGATGATAAAAAAGGGTCCGAGAAAAAGTACATCCAAATCGACGTCCGAGTATGCGACACAGAGCACAGGCTACGCTGGATGCTTTTCAAGCACGGCCACGGGGACTTGTGGAATCTCTTAGGATCGACAATCAGAGGGTACGGTCTGACAGTCGATGACAGCGCCTTGTGGCTCAGAGTCCCCGAGATTGAAGAGTCTGACAGGAAGCGAGCCAGAATCTTCCTCTCGGATGACCCAGCCAAGGTCATGGAGTTTCTCGATATGCCCATGGACGGATACTGGGACAAGCCTTTCCCCCGCGTCGAAGATATGTTTGACTACGCTACTCGTTGTCGGCTGATGTGGGTATCCCCCGTCGCACAAGAGCCCGATGCAAAGAAGCTCAAAGCAAACGACCGCCGGCGCATGAATTATCGGCCTGTTTTCAGGAAATGGGTAGACGAATTCCTTCCAGAGTGCCGCCGACTTGGGAAATTCCCGGAGCGCAAATATACCAGGGAGCAAGTCACAGAAGAGGCCTTTTCTGTATTTGGCGTTGAAAACGATTTTAACACTCGACGCAAGCAGTTTCTCGCCGAGAAGCAAAGGGATTATATCTGGAATACATCCATAAAGGGTAGTGTGCCGGAGCCTAAATCCACTGACCACAAAGACATTCTTTACAGGTCGTGCCTTGTCAAAgcgctgaagaagattatCCTTGAAGACGATGCGAGTTTTGGAATTGTACCGGAAAAGAGCCTCAAGAACCCCGACGGCGAGTACAACTTGGAGGACGTTCAGGCCTTTATCGAAaagcaccaagaagatgTCGGAGAAGCAGCCATTGATCGTCATCATTCCCAGTACGCGGAAACcatagaaaagaagaagaagaagaaagcaggAAAATCATCATCCTAGAATATCAGTCAAGAGAGTTGTGGATCCAGGTTGGGTTTAGAAGTTGGATCAGTTGCAAACAGAGACGCGATTTCGTGCAAGCAATCGTTTGGGGCACAAACTTTTGCATAACTACCTATGAGCCTTACAGTTTTTAATCGAAAATGTAAAGAGAAAGAACCTCTGATGCTACACTCATTACTAACGTCTGAATGTTAGAATGGAACATCAATTAGACCATGGTATTTAGCGGCTCAGTAATACTATCTAAACAATCTGATAATTAGAAACGTTTCACCAATGTGAGTAGATGCTGTTGAACGTCCAAGGACCCTGCTTTGACAAGTCTGAAGGACCAACGCTCCATCTTATTGGGGACatgaaaggaaaagaaaaagtagcAGCAACTGAGACATTTATACATGTGCCATCTTATTCTGTACAATCCCAAAACATATATATAGACAAAATCCAGTAGAAACACCACGATATCAAAACCCCCATCTACGCATGCAAACACCACAGTCCATCTCCCAAGAAATGCGCATCCTCCACCACGGGCCCCTTACCCTTCGCCTTAACCTCATCCGTACCCGCAACCAAAATCCCAACCGCACACgcctcctccttgccctccGCCATAATCACCACCGGCTCCCCCTTGGCCAACTCCCTGCTCCACCGCCCATCCTCCACAATCCcctgctccatctccttgccctcctccAACGGCTTCGCGCCCTCCACAGGCAGTCTGCCCCCCTTGGACGTCAACCCGGGCGCCATGAGCGTCGCGCCGGAGAGCACGAAGCGAATCGCCCCGCGATCTATGCGGATGCTGGGAAATGCCTGCGGGAAGCGGTGCACGAGCTTGAGGTGCGGCAGCAGGTCGGAGCCGTCCTGCTGGTAGAACAGGGGCACCGAGTCGAGCACGTAGAGCGTGTTGCGGTCGGGCAGCTTCATGCTCTCGAGGGAGCCCTTCTTGGGCATGATCTCGTCGATGTAAGGCGTCAGGAGGGGGTAGGTTGCGAGGAGGGAGTTGCGGAGGGAGCGCTGGACGGAGGATTTGAGCTTTTGCTTGGGAGCGACGGGGAGGCTGTTCGAGACTGATAGTTAGCTGAAGGATGCTTCTTATTGCTGCTTTCCCCGTCGATTTGCTGTCTTGCTTTTGgtttttttgcttgcttggagggggaggggagaaggggaaTATATCGACGCACTCTTTTTTGAACATTTTGGCGGATGACTGGAGGAGTATACGAGAGTATAAGAAGAATTGATAAATAGACTATAAAGACGGAATTGCCCAGAACCAAGGCGCGTGAAAAGGGAGGAAAATCGCTGCGTTTCTCGCCGTGGGAATCGATGTGACTATGATTGATGGAAAGCGAACCGCAGCTTCAAGACAAGGTGCAGGTTTATCGGAGCAGCCCCGCCATCGATAAGCCAAAGAAATGGCGGGGCAAAAACAGCCATGGCCAGAACATGCAATCAGGCGGGGGGAAGCATCAATGATGGGACACTGctttcctttgcctttgcttaGAGGAAGCAATAGAATAAAATACAAAAAATTGACTGATTCATAGCCGTAATTTTACTTCCATCATAATGAAATGGGATATTTTATTCTTCTGTATTATAAGGCATCTCGTCGGTCGCATGTGCACAACCTTTTCGACTCCTCATAGCTCATAGCAGCTACGTACTAACATACAGCTCCTTTCTACCCATGAACAACGTGCGACACCGTTCCATCCTCATTCAAATGCACATTCAGTCTATCCGGCCTGAAATCCTTAGTGACAATCGAACCCGGCTTGAGAATCCGGTGAGACTCTGGCAAGTCCTTTTTGCAAAACATCTGTCCTACATGTTAGCCATTATCGTTTTCGCCTCCCCCGCTCTACTTGATACAAAAGTGGCATGATCATaatgaagatggaatgaaAGCAAGGGTTTGGGCATGGAAattggagagaaaggaaaagaagcgtACCGTCTCATTGGATTCTGTCTCCGAAAAAGTCTTTCCGACGAGCTTGTTGGCCCAGACCTGGGTCTTGTCGTCGGAATTGCTCATGATGCCGGGCACGACGAGAGGCATGATGAATTGGATTGCTTGCGTGGCACAGAAAACGTAGTTGATGAATGGAActtttgcttgtgatggTAGCCTGCTGTTTTGATTAGTGGTATGTTGGCTGTAAAACAGGAAGGGATTGAGCCTACAGAATTATTTTTGCCTtgtcaaaaaaagaaaatggtatatgtaaaagaagaagaaaagaaggaagaaaaaaaggttgTATTTAGACTCTTATAACGACGTTActttccttcctcttccggCCAAAAAGCATGGAAGCTGTACGCATAGCGTCCCGAGGCCTCGCAAACGATGACGTCGTCGCAGCATCGCTATCCTCATAGGGGTCTCAGACAGAAGCACAAAAGCACAGGTCCACGTACGTAATGCATCCTCACTACGTAATGCACTCAAAAAACTCTGCTTATCAAATCACAAAAGCCCCCTTTCGCCGTTTTCTCAATCtcaagacaaaaaagggTCATCAAGGCAGTACCTTGACGGTTAATATCGCTTGCTTTTTCAGCGTTGCAAGTAATTTGCTAGCGGTAGGTGCCTAGGACTTTTTAGCTGGGCGAGCCACTCACGCAGCGCAGCGACTGGTCTCCGCTGATTGCTGCAGCTCTGCCCATTCACCACCTGGTTGGGCTTTCTTACAGATTGAGCAATGCCGATTATTCATACAGGCAGGGAAGTACCGACATGTTAACTGACACCTTGCCTTGAGCTCAGCATCTCGCCGTCACGCCCTTAGCTGGTTCACAGAGCACTCGGTGTTGTCAGCTGGAAAACTCGAAGGCTAAATAAATACCAGACCACTTCGACTGTAGCGTATACATGTGTCTTTGCCGTAGATGTTGATGCGAATGCCATCTGTTATAAGTCCGACAATGGAGCAAATAATATCCTGCGCAAAATGCAGAGTGCAAAATGGCCAGACAAGGATTGACGCGCATTAGtgacaaaagaaagggtGGTTTATTATTAGCGAGCCACAGGTAGCGCTGATTCAGATGGAGTCAGGAGGATGCACCGCTTTAGATTGATACGGCACCCGCAACATCGCCTTACTGCAAAAAAGCacaaaaaagaggaagattaaaaaagaagcaagaacagtgaagaaataaaaagagatTCAAAGGAACAACAGAAGTgtgagaaagagatgagatgttaaaaaaaaggtataaatcttctcatccacagCAACTCAGAGACAATCTCCGTCTCGTATCATCAGAGTGAGTGATTTGAGGTCGATGCTCACATGTGCCCGGCACTATGCCAGCCCACCATGTCGCTAAAAATGGAACAAGCAATCGTAGATTCAGCTCCAAGCTCCCCGTCGATAGCAAATTGAGGCCAGTCCCGAACCTAGAGCCCAAGCTTGTCCTGTCCTGTAGTGCCGTCGACACTGGAATCAAGCCTCTTCTGGCCCTCCAAAGTCACCCGCCCAGGGCGATCATGTGTGAATTGAATTGTCATTGCGGCTGTGGCTCGAACTCGAACTGCacagccttgatggcggcgccGTGTAAGCGTCTCATCAGCGGCTTTGCTGTTCCCCTAACAAGTTCTGGCACGCACAGATTGGGGCCAAATCTGCCCccccttgtttttttgtttggaaCGCTCCAACCCAGCCCCAGTCAGACCCAAGGCTGACTATAGACCCCTAACTGAAAGGGGACAAGTGCCACTCCCGTCAAACTAAGTCCTCTCGACTCCTTTTTCATGTTAGCAGAAccgcttctttttctattttgCTCCAGCACTaccacctcttccacctGTTTCATCCCTCATCTCTCCTTCTCAGCGAGCCTGCTGCTTGTCACCTCATTGTTGGAATaccttccttttccttttccacgGGCCTTTCGTTCTTCGCCGCGACGAGACCCACCATCCCGCTGTGTTTTGCACATCATATTAGCTGCGGCTCACAACTCCAAtcccccccctcccctctctctccgaAGTAGCATAGCAACCGGGTTGCCCTCCAGTCTCTCTCACAATGAAgttcttctctgctgctgccctcgCCCTCAGCGGCAGTGCCCTTGCCCTGGAAGCAGGATGCTTCAGCAAGCACAGCCAACAGCTCGCCGGATACTCTGAGTGCGGCCAGCACGTCTCACTCGAGTACTGCCTGTCAACCCTGGGCTACTCCGAAACCGAAAGCGACCTCGAGGCCTGTTATACCAACGCCGGATGCTCCATCGACGAGGCCGCCTCCGAGGCCAAATATGCCCTGAGGCGATGCGACGAGCTTGACAAAATGGGAGACCTGAAGAAGCGATACCGCGGTGTCTTTGGCAGCCCCCTCGAGACGCACCATGCCCGAGCAGCCCAACCGGCACCTCTCCCAACCCACTGGGTCCGCGACGGCACCCTCCAGTGCATGAGCACATCCACCGTCAAGACGTCGTCCTGCGATATCTCCACCGATAAGGGTGTCCTGCGAACACTTACATGTGTCCCCACCGAGGTGGCCAAGGCCAACTGTGCCCCTGGCCTTATGTGCTCTCTTGACTCTCTGGGTGAGACTGTctgcatgaagaagaagaacaaccTCGACgtcggcggcatcatcatcgccatcgtcttcGGCACCGCCATTGTCGTCGCCATCACCTTCCTAACCTTTGCCTGCTGCCGAGAGAGCCGCCACcagaagcagctcgaggccCGCGCCGAGGCCACTGCTCTCGCCCGAGCCCAGACCAAGAAGGCCCGCGCCGCCGAGACGCGAGCTCCTCTGATGCGCCAGGAGGGCCCTGACCCCTTCGCCGACCAGGCCCGGTCTTAGAGAGCCAGGAGAGGTCGAGGTCGTGGCGCTGGCCCAGCACCAAGCAGGCTTGAGGTGGTCAGAGAACAGGAAAACAGCCACGATGTTTTTTTGTGACACACGGCATAAAGGGAGGAAATCGGATCAGCACTTTTTGATGTCTTGCTTTTTCATATTTTGTTTTTCGGCGCATCATGTTGCTCTTCGAGCCGTGGGTACAGGGACAAAGACGGGGAGTGTGGCATAACGTTACAGTACCTTATTAGTATCAAGGACAAAGGTCAAGGGAGGGTGGGCAGCGACTTtgccggcttcttcttcagtcGGGAAGATAGCAAAGGCACGCATCATCAAAAAAGATTTCGTTAGAGATTGAGGCGAGCCTCGGGTAGGAAATGGGGGGATTTGATGTTATTTAAAGAAGCAGCATTGATTTAGATAAGGTACTTGAATTGGAACGGACATTTTGTGACTTATAGATGTTGCAACAGTTCACGTGTTTTGCCTTGAAtaaacgagaagaagaacggaAGCATGTTCGTGGCATCGTCGCACCTTCCGGTATGGAAATAGTCTGGGCTGCTCCAGTTTCGATTAATACAAGAGCCGGCACCTGTTCGGACGACATGGATATAAATCATATAATGCCAGATACTCTCACAATAGTATTTGTTAACTTTGACACACGCATTCAGCATCTcaccaagaaagagaaaataaacAGCCATGACTTGACAAATGTTATGATTGAATACACTATTCCGGGGGGTATTTATGTCGACACGCTTTCGCACCTAGTTGCTACTCTCGAGTCTCCCCTCCCAATGATAAACCCACACACGTCTAAAATCACACAAGAACACGCGCAAGCGCCATGCTG of the Trichoderma breve strain T069 chromosome 4, whole genome shotgun sequence genome contains:
- a CDS encoding PUA domain-containing protein, giving the protein MFKKDLPVAPKQKLKSSVQRSLRNSLLATYPLLTPYIDEIMPKKGSLESMKLPDRNTLYVLDSVPLFYQQDGSDLLPHLKLVHRFPQAFPSIRIDRGAIRFVLSGATLMAPGLTSKGGRLPVEGAKPLEEGKEMEQGIVEDGRWSRELAKGEPVVIMAEGKEEACAVGILVAGTDEVKAKGKGPVVEDAHFLGDGLWCLHA
- a CDS encoding peptidase inhibitor i78 family domain-containing protein — protein: MPLVVPGIMSNSDDKTQVWANKLVGKTFSETESNETMFCKKDLPESHRILKPGSIVTKDFRPDRLNVHLNEDGTVSHVVHG